A stretch of Candidatus Beckwithbacteria bacterium DNA encodes these proteins:
- the pseI gene encoding pseudaminic acid synthase — MIKINNRKIGTDYPPYIIADLSANHNQSLDRALEIVEKSHEAGIDALKLQTYTASCMTLNVKKPNFKISNKTKLWKGEYLYSLYKKAPIPWEWHKPIMQKCKKLGLTCFSTPFSEKGVDFLENLDVPCYKVASFENIHIPLLKKIAKTKKPVIISTGMANVTELGEAIQTLRENGCRDVILLKCTSTYPADESESNLRTIPHMKDLFSCEVGLSDHTLGIGVPLASVALGATVIEKHITLRRKDGGFDSTFSLEPKEMKSLVIESRRAWKALGKISYESTKKEQASLQFKRSIYIAKDMRKGEQFTKKSLKVIRPGFGLAPKYYEHVLGKKISRNVSKGTPLKWEYVN; from the coding sequence ATGATCAAAATAAATAATCGCAAAATTGGAACTGACTACCCTCCTTATATCATCGCCGACCTTTCTGCAAACCATAATCAATCTTTAGATCGGGCATTAGAGATTGTGGAAAAAAGTCACGAAGCTGGTATTGATGCTTTAAAACTTCAAACATACACTGCCAGTTGTATGACACTAAATGTCAAAAAACCAAATTTTAAAATTTCAAACAAAACCAAATTATGGAAAGGTGAATACCTCTACTCCTTATATAAAAAAGCTCCTATTCCATGGGAGTGGCATAAACCAATTATGCAAAAATGTAAAAAATTAGGCCTTACTTGCTTTAGTACTCCGTTCAGTGAAAAAGGAGTAGATTTTTTAGAAAACTTGGATGTTCCATGTTATAAGGTTGCGTCTTTTGAAAATATCCATATACCTCTACTGAAGAAAATTGCTAAAACAAAAAAGCCAGTTATTATATCTACAGGCATGGCTAATGTAACTGAACTGGGCGAAGCTATACAAACGCTTAGGGAAAACGGATGCAGAGATGTAATACTTTTAAAATGTACAAGCACTTACCCTGCTGATGAAAGCGAATCAAACCTTAGAACTATTCCTCATATGAAAGACTTATTTAGCTGTGAGGTAGGGCTTTCAGATCACACCTTAGGTATTGGCGTTCCTTTGGCTAGTGTGGCTCTAGGTGCAACTGTAATTGAAAAGCATATTACCTTGAGAAGAAAGGATGGTGGTTTCGACTCTACTTTTTCCCTAGAGCCAAAAGAAATGAAAAGCTTAGTCATTGAAAGTAGACGGGCTTGGAAAGCTTTGGGAAAAATCAGCTATGAATCGACAAAAAAAGAACAAGCTAGTTTACAATTCAAAAGATCAATTTATATAGCAAAAGATATGAGAAAAGGTGAACAATTTACAAAGAAAAGTCTAAAAGTAATTCGTCCAGGATTTGGTCTAGCACCAAAATATTATGAACATGTTCTAGGTAAAAAAATTTCAAGAAATGTATCAAAGGGGACACCTTTAAAATGGGAATATGTAAATTGA
- a CDS encoding tetratricopeptide repeat protein produces the protein MGKKELFSTPENFTLDHYIAELAGLNRVGAYEEVLSSTPPCYSHDSVGNPYPMLERGLALTMQANYAEAEMVLAAAEYNAAKTGNIPALLNAKAGLLYLFRTGDRPQKSHPFSKDIVGSRRMADEIEKILATSPEPCIEISKAFNEIGLWVQEDVGIEDAIKYYKKGLENGQTVLEQDPDNEVNKAIYNRTLQLLGVAYEKLEGYDQATGYQVKALGGFEKIGDVHNQRNAHISLGRIAGAQGNAEEARKQYEVAKQLCFNDKGEILSGAETHSIIINKALEELA, from the coding sequence ATGGGAAAAAAGGAACTTTTTTCTACTCCAGAAAACTTTACTTTAGACCACTATATTGCAGAGCTTGCAGGCTTAAATCGAGTCGGGGCGTATGAAGAAGTTTTGAGCTCTACTCCTCCATGCTATTCCCATGATTCAGTAGGTAATCCTTACCCTATGTTAGAACGAGGATTGGCTCTAACCATGCAAGCCAATTATGCGGAAGCAGAAATGGTACTAGCAGCTGCAGAATACAATGCTGCAAAAACAGGTAATATTCCAGCTTTATTAAATGCTAAAGCTGGGCTACTTTACCTCTTTAGAACTGGCGATAGACCTCAAAAATCACATCCCTTTAGCAAAGATATAGTTGGATCTCGTAGGATGGCTGATGAAATAGAAAAAATTTTAGCTACTTCTCCTGAACCCTGTATCGAAATAAGCAAAGCCTTTAATGAGATTGGCCTTTGGGTTCAAGAGGACGTAGGAATTGAAGATGCTATTAAGTACTATAAAAAAGGTTTAGAAAATGGACAGACAGTCCTTGAGCAAGATCCAGATAATGAGGTAAATAAAGCAATCTATAACAGGACGCTACAGCTACTTGGAGTAGCTTATGAAAAACTTGAAGGTTATGATCAGGCTACTGGATATCAAGTGAAGGCACTGGGAGGATTTGAAAAAATTGGAGATGTTCATAATCAACGAAATGCTCACATATCTCTTGGTAGAATTGCGGGAGCTCAAGGAAATGCTGAAGAAGCTCGTAAACAATATGAAGTAGCTAAGCAATTGTGTTTCAATGACAAAGGAGAGATTTTATCTGGAGCGGAAACACATTCTATTATAATTAACAAAGCTTTAGAAGAGTTAGCTTAA
- the pseC gene encoding UDP-4-amino-4,6-dideoxy-N-acetyl-beta-L-altrosamine transaminase codes for MIYLDHMSQNKFSYGRQSISQKDITAVTKVLQSNFLTQGPSIKEFEEKFASYCETRYAVAVCNGTAALHLAVLALELDSSSEAITSPMSFAASANCVLYARAKINFADIDPYTGLIDPAELAKKVTPKTKLLIPVHYAGQACNMAAIAKLAKKYKLYIIEDAAHAIGSSYKNRKIGSCQYSDMTTFSFHPVKTITSGEGGMITTNNKKLYEKLLMLRTHGITKQNFVSKPDGNWYYEMQALGYNYRLTDIQATLGLSQLSQIEKFKKKRSKLVNFYDKAFANDPCFKVLGKAANSDTCYHLYPLLFQFDKLKITKQQLFKALQKKGLFLQVHYIPIHLQPYYQNLGFKKGDFPNAEQFYQQELSLPLYVDLTIPQAKQVVKIIKELAQ; via the coding sequence ATGATCTACCTTGATCATATGAGCCAAAATAAATTTTCTTACGGTCGACAATCTATTTCCCAGAAAGACATAACTGCAGTTACCAAAGTTTTACAATCAAACTTTCTTACTCAGGGCCCAAGCATTAAAGAGTTTGAAGAAAAATTTGCCAGTTATTGTGAGACCAGATATGCAGTAGCAGTCTGCAATGGCACTGCTGCTCTTCACCTTGCAGTACTAGCCCTTGAGCTTGATTCCAGCTCAGAAGCTATCACTTCCCCCATGTCCTTTGCTGCTTCAGCTAATTGCGTTTTGTATGCAAGAGCCAAAATTAACTTTGCTGATATCGATCCATACACTGGACTTATAGACCCAGCTGAATTAGCTAAAAAAGTAACCCCCAAAACTAAACTGTTGATTCCGGTCCACTATGCTGGCCAAGCTTGCAATATGGCTGCAATTGCCAAGCTAGCTAAAAAATACAAGCTCTACATTATTGAAGATGCAGCCCATGCTATTGGCAGCTCATACAAAAATAGGAAGATCGGCTCTTGCCAGTACAGTGACATGACTACCTTTTCTTTCCATCCCGTTAAAACTATTACTTCAGGTGAGGGCGGCATGATCACCACCAATAATAAAAAACTTTATGAAAAACTGCTGATGCTCCGTACTCATGGCATTACCAAGCAAAATTTTGTCAGCAAACCAGATGGGAATTGGTACTACGAAATGCAAGCTTTGGGCTACAATTACCGGCTAACCGATATTCAGGCTACTCTCGGACTTTCACAGCTGAGCCAAATCGAGAAGTTTAAAAAAAAGAGGTCAAAATTGGTAAACTTTTACGATAAAGCCTTTGCAAACGATCCCTGCTTTAAGGTTCTGGGCAAAGCTGCTAATTCTGATACTTGCTATCATCTTTACCCACTACTATTTCAATTTGATAAACTAAAAATTACAAAGCAACAGCTCTTTAAAGCTTTGCAAAAGAAGGGCTTATTTCTCCAGGTTCACTACATTCCCATCCATCTCCAACCCTACTACCAAAACTTAGGCTTTAAAAAAGGTGATTTCCCCAATGCTGAGCAATTTTATCAGCAAGAGTTGTCATTACCTCTATATGTTGACCTGACTATTCCTCAAGCCAAACAAGTTGTCAAAATTATTAAAGAACTAGCTCAATAA
- the pseH gene encoding UDP-4-amino-4,6-dideoxy-N-acetyl-beta-L-altrosamine N-acetyltransferase translates to MKKVIFYEQLELKSFVVLTKNEKQLVYQWRNNQKISKWMINQNKFSYTEHLRFIKKLAKDNNNFHWLVQNKIDKEYLGVCNLVNIDKKHKHCYLGIYVNPSLQNKGYGTDILKVLKHIAYNLLNIHTIKLEVFEHNSRAINFYKKNGFKKEGLLKDYILINNKWHNLLLMGHFPK, encoded by the coding sequence ATGAAAAAAGTAATTTTTTATGAACAATTAGAGTTAAAAAGCTTTGTTGTTTTGACTAAAAATGAAAAACAATTAGTCTATCAATGGAGAAATAACCAAAAAATAAGTAAGTGGATGATTAATCAAAATAAATTTTCCTATACAGAACATCTTCGATTTATAAAAAAATTAGCAAAGGATAATAATAATTTTCACTGGCTTGTCCAAAACAAAATAGATAAAGAATATCTTGGAGTATGCAATTTAGTTAATATAGATAAAAAACATAAACATTGTTACTTGGGAATATACGTAAATCCTAGTTTGCAAAATAAAGGATATGGAACTGACATTCTAAAAGTCTTAAAGCACATTGCTTACAATCTACTTAACATACATACCATAAAATTAGAAGTTTTTGAGCACAATAGCAGAGCCATTAATTTTTATAAAAAAAATGGTTTCAAAAAAGAAGGTTTACTTAAAGATTACATTTTGATAAACAATAAGTGGCACAACCTTCTTCTCATGGGCCATTTCCCCAAATAG
- a CDS encoding TIM barrel protein, whose protein sequence is MHQIGLKLWSTNDFYVEEAQKLFSKKVYNYIELYTVPDSYAKFYRIWRNLNIPYIIHAPHFTHGVNLASKINFKKNIELIEEAQRFADTLKAKYIIVHPGCNGDIKETARQLGQIDDSRILVENMPYLGIEDGIICNGSTYNELQYVLSHTNKGFCLDIHHAFSSSAYHKIDPISFVKKLLTLRPSMFHLADSKTTYVRDKHLNIGKGNLPIKDIIKLIPNNSFISLETKKQTIQNLNVFIEDVSIIKELENYDQNK, encoded by the coding sequence ATGCACCAGATTGGCTTAAAACTTTGGTCAACCAATGACTTTTATGTAGAGGAGGCACAAAAACTTTTTAGCAAAAAAGTTTATAACTATATTGAGCTCTATACAGTCCCCGACTCATACGCCAAATTTTATCGAATCTGGCGAAACTTAAATATTCCCTATATCATTCATGCTCCTCATTTTACCCATGGAGTTAATTTGGCCTCGAAGATAAACTTTAAAAAAAATATTGAGCTAATAGAAGAGGCTCAGCGTTTTGCCGATACCCTAAAGGCAAAATATATCATTGTGCATCCGGGATGTAATGGCGATATCAAAGAAACTGCAAGGCAGCTAGGACAAATTGATGATTCAAGAATTCTAGTAGAAAATATGCCCTATTTAGGAATCGAAGACGGTATTATCTGTAACGGAAGTACCTATAATGAACTACAGTATGTTCTAAGTCATACTAACAAAGGCTTTTGTCTGGATATTCATCATGCCTTTAGTTCATCAGCCTATCATAAAATTGATCCCATTTCTTTTGTAAAAAAGTTATTAACGTTAAGACCAAGCATGTTTCATTTGGCTGATAGCAAAACGACATATGTTAGAGATAAACATTTAAATATTGGCAAGGGCAATTTGCCAATTAAAGATATAATTAAACTAATACCAAACAATAGCTTTATAAGCTTAGAAACAAAAAAGCAAACCATACAAAATCTTAATGTTTTTATTGAAGATGTTTCAATCATCAAAGAACTAGAAAATTATGATCAAAATAAATAA
- a CDS encoding methyltransferase domain-containing protein — protein MNKQNLNQIKKIYDQGGNIIQFLKKGNSSQANSDEMVLISYDFQSGSYIKYVQSNPKEKDLYTKSIAAVINNLNVKYDSILEAGVGEATTLASLLPKLKAKPKDTYGFDISWSRIKYGQEYLKKKRLSKVFLFVGDLFNIPIADNAIDIVYTSHSIEPNGGKEKEALKELYRITNKYLILLEPAYELADKKARERMEHHGYIKNLYSTAKSLKYNVLDYKLFDYYINPLNPTGLMIIKKSLQNKLTNSKPLLCPISKTPLSFIRGSYFSKKGLLAYPIIDKVPCLLNENAVIATHYLDRFTK, from the coding sequence ATGAATAAACAGAACTTAAACCAAATCAAGAAAATTTACGATCAAGGAGGTAATATTATACAGTTTCTAAAAAAAGGAAATTCTTCTCAAGCTAATTCAGATGAAATGGTTTTAATTAGCTATGACTTTCAAAGTGGTTCTTACATAAAATATGTACAAAGTAATCCAAAAGAGAAAGACCTCTATACAAAATCAATCGCAGCTGTAATTAACAATCTAAATGTAAAGTACGATTCAATTCTTGAAGCAGGAGTTGGTGAAGCAACTACTTTAGCAAGTCTTCTGCCTAAATTGAAAGCTAAACCCAAAGACACATATGGCTTTGATATTTCATGGTCAAGAATTAAATATGGTCAAGAGTATTTGAAAAAGAAAAGATTGTCGAAAGTGTTTTTGTTTGTAGGAGATCTATTCAATATACCAATTGCAGATAATGCAATAGATATTGTCTATACATCTCATTCTATCGAGCCTAATGGAGGCAAGGAAAAAGAAGCCTTAAAAGAACTGTATCGCATTACCAATAAATACCTAATTCTTTTAGAACCTGCCTATGAACTTGCAGATAAAAAAGCTAGAGAAAGAATGGAACACCATGGTTATATTAAAAATCTATATTCAACTGCTAAATCCTTGAAATATAATGTTTTAGACTACAAGCTATTTGATTACTATATAAACCCTCTTAATCCAACTGGTTTAATGATTATTAAAAAATCTCTACAAAATAAATTAACTAATAGTAAACCATTGCTCTGTCCTATAAGCAAAACTCCTCTGAGTTTTATAAGAGGTTCTTATTTTTCTAAAAAAGGTCTACTTGCTTACCCTATAATCGATAAGGTTCCTTGTTTGCTAAACGAAAACGCTGTTATAGCTACTCATTACCTGGACAGATTTACAAAGTAA